CGCGGCTTATATAGGACTTGCGCAGCTTCCCCGCAAGTGGAACTACTTATGCATATCTCCGAATGCTCAGTGGCGCACGGCCATCCTCGAAGGGATATGCATATGGGGCATGGGCGCGGTGGCTTTACTTGGCGACGGCAGCCGTGCAAGAACCACATGGCTGAAAATTAAACGGCTCTCGCTTTCCGGAAGAGAGGGGGTCGGGCCGCGCGTGTCCGTGCTAGTGGGGAGCTCGATCGATCGGGCGAAGCATGCTTGAATTACCCTTGGGCGCGTCAAGGGCTGGCTGGCCAGACAGACGgcacgggggagtgggagaggcgGACGGTGATGCGGCCGGAGCAGGGCAACCTAGAACAACTCAATTGAGGATCACTTAACTTTACTAGGAAAAAATGCAATCACACATTCACATGAAAGTGCATATCCATATGCAATTCTCAAATGCATGAATAACGATGTTAGAGTCGATCTAGAACTAACTTAACTCTCGATTGACCTAGAAGCAGCAAAAGGGTTTCTTTAAACAGAACCAAAATCTTGGCCACATTGTATTAATGAAGAATAACCGTAATATTGAGTGTATGCTCACAAGAAGTGTCGCGCGAGTGAGATAAAAAGTTGCCCGGAAATAAATCGGTGTAGGCCCCGCAACTTGCCACGGGGCACCAAAAAGGTAGAAGTTGTCATCCACTATAAAATTTGACGGTCCATGATGCATTCACTTCGGGAGGCTCATAAAGAAGGGTAAAACAAAAGTGTACTCTCACGGCATCAAAGAGCTCAAAAACTTGGGTCCGGAAAAAGCCATAGGGTTGCCTCACGCCTAACCTTATTACACTCTATCTAATTAAATAAATAGGCATTCTGAAAGACCCTAGTATTGCGCTCGTTCCATATCTACGACGAAATGGACATGTGCAAAGGGATAAAAGCTCCCAGCATTGACTACCCTTAAGATTTCCTAATGCGGTCCACCATACCTTGACGGTCATGAAACGGTGACAAGTACACATGAAGATACTGGATACACATCCACTCCTTCACCATGAACCGAAACCGCTGGGAGTAGGGACCCCGGAAAAGAATGTGTGTCGCCATTGTCGGCTCTCATTTACGAAGTTGGCGAATGCCATAATTTAGCCAGCTTCGACACCGAAGCCTACATGTTGTCCACATTTTGTTTCAAAGGATAAACCACAAGAAGATTTTGCATTTGGGTGGGCGCCCAATTCCTCCAAATAGATTGTGCTCGTGCCCACTGACCTAGTTGTTGAAATATACGGTAATGTCTAGCCCTTTTCATCAAATTATTAATTCAATGTGATATCAGAAAGGTTGGTCTCACGACACCGATTCTAGTTTCTTCCATCACTTTGTCAGGCATGCTCTTGCGTCGCCGGCCGCTGCTTCTACAAGCGTCTAGGTTTTTCATCCTTTCTCCGACACGAGCTTTGCTACGCTGGAGACCTAGACATGACATCGAGCTTTACTCATGGTGCGTCATTGAAGGATGCAAAAGGAAGATGGTGCTGAACTTTTCaagggcttacattttatttctTTTACCTGCAAGGATGTTCTTGTAAGGGCTGGTTTTAGATAATATATGATGATTtttttcaagaaaaagaaaggaacGATCGGACGTAGCAACCTCTTGACGCTTTTCTTCCTCTGCATTTGGCACGGCACAACACATGTACATGCGTAGATCACTGATGGTGATAGTACCTACCGGCACTAGAGTTTTAGATTTGTATAGTTTTTGGGACGCACTCGAATTTATATTTGTATATATCATCGCTTTAGTAGCCCTCAGGGCCACGAGTACGTATGTAAAGCGGTAAAGCCTCCGTTAGTTTGAATCAGATTGATAGCCAGATTGGAATCCGGCGATACGGATCACAGTGTTAACTGGGCATGCGTGCTTTACTAAGTGGTTAATGGAATGGATTGTTGGGGTTAGAAGAACATGTGGCTCTAGAATCGTTCTAATCTGGAGTTTCCACGAACGCTATAGGCTGATCAGCCGCCACTACACTCCACATGCGTGGCTATAGTCGGCGATAGAAGATAATTACACGAGGCTGCGCACTTTCGGAGTGAAATAAATATCATTTGCCGGCCTTTCCTGGAGCTTATCTTCATCCTCTTATGAAGCCAACGTACTGCGAAAGAAGATTGAGAGAGTGCCTCGTCATCTCAAATGTTTTGTGCCGTCTGACGGCACTACAGGAACGGCCGAAGACGCCGACGGCcgactgccctcggcgtagccacgcctggccctcggcgtaggctacgccgacggcagccctcggcgtatgcCCTCGGCGTCTAGGTCCCTCGGCGTAGGCTTCCATGCCGTCGGCGTAggcctggccgtcggcgtacgccgcCTAGGCCGACGGCCCTCCTCACCGTCGGTGTAGCCGCCGTCGGCGTACGTTCCCTGGCGTGCCGTCGCCGTTAACGGCGAGCGTGAAGACGCCGAGGGCAttgccctcggcatagggcatgcgGCCTGCTCGTCTGTGCGCGACGTGGCGCTCCGTGGCGACGCCAGCTGCGTTTCTACGCCGAGGGCTCCCTCGGCATATGCATGGGCCATGCAGGCTACGTGTCGCGCGGCTGGGCTACGTGAGCAAACTCTACGCCGAGGGTCGCAACAGGCCTCTATGCCGACGGCAATGCCCTCGGCATAGGCTCGACCATATGGTCATGACAGGGGCctatgccgacggcattgcccTCGGCGTATGGCCTACCATTTGGTTTTTTCGATTAAAATTGGGTTCCAATTCATCTAAATTCAGTTCAGCAGGTCCAATACATCCAAATACATCGAAATTCATCCAAATtcaccataattcacataaatagcatgaaatccacatagtagcatacaaatacatccaaattcatccataattcacataaatagcatgaaatccacatagtagcatacatggtgcatgtagtagcatacaagaggagagtgccatgtcatccaatacATAGTAGTAGGTAGCAAATGATGGCAAGCAAGAAGCCCGGTGCCGACTAGCGGAGGAAGGACCCGGGCGGGGTGTGTCCGCCCACATCGTTGGCGAAACGAGGAGCCCGGGGTTTcgctccggtagaagctgcagaagaaccacctggagaaggaccggtagcacgcccaggagaagtcgacggagaggcaccgggagtagtcccaggagtagtcgacggagaggcaccagcagaacgcccaggagaccgaccaccttcatgaaccggtgtgacctcgcgcccacccggcgatgcctggttcccggaccatcccgttccctacgtgttccctacatgttagcaacttgcgaggcaaaggaaagtggtaactaccggtttggcaatgaacttacctccggtgtggatccgtagtaagtcgcagcgaaagctgccctcgatggcatgataggcatgtcccccgccacggtaactcgagccggtggcggtgtaccagtagacatagagatcatcatttcctgcaagataggttacaagttaggctttgcagaaataaagcatcaaactgagacttgtcatctacttgcgCGAGAAGGAAGATTCAGACTTACTGATATATACGTCATATAGGCCGTATTCTGCCtattccactgggcagcggcctgctgatacgcttcattgcaggcttcgaaggccgcctcgaagtcaggctacaatttcagaaacaatgaatctcgtaaacacttagccatgtaggaaggaaaaccggaaagaggatgaaaatgaggaaacttacatcgtaggcgggtggacgagcaggccgtggacgaggctgggggctgtcggcggtgagggtatgcttgaggcgcgtgtagctcgtggagtgggtaggcttgaccgccttattcatccaagggaaacggccatgcggacgcccgtgccccgacagaccaacgactcctcgtcggcggaatgctcaaggggtcatccacctcggggtgacgagacttgaccatgtcgcagtagtcctccttggcggccttggcattgccgtaGTAATCGTGGCCgaggcaatgcgggattgggcttcgccgtccgcatcatgtcatatatccgggcatcatgaagcaccaccccgggtggtgcctcggccacctgcatcgcgaaaagaaaagttaagcgtaccacaaatgagacatggcgggaaatgaatgaaggtcgttccatgtatatacatacctttttccccttgaagcgggtgtagtcgcggtttcccgcgcagtgtgtgccaccggtgcctcggttctccatgttacgcctcgacacggctgcaaactcctcgtcctgcctgagccacctcgccctaatcagctcctcccatgcctccctatgctgctcggcccactccggacaaacctgaaaacgcaatagtcagctcaagataattcaatgaaaacttagcagcaatgtaga
This region of Lolium perenne isolate Kyuss_39 chromosome 2, Kyuss_2.0, whole genome shotgun sequence genomic DNA includes:
- the LOC127330475 gene encoding uncharacterized protein; the encoded protein is MNKAVKPTHSTSYTRLKHTLTADSPQPRPRPARPPAYDPDFEAAFEACNEAYQQAAAQWNRQNTAYMTYISEMMISMSTGTPPPARVTVAGDMPIMPSRAAFAATYYGSTPEGTGWSGNQASPGGREVTPVHEGGRSPGRSAGASPSTTPGTTPGASPSTSPGRATGPSPGGSSAASTGAKPRAPRFANDVGGHTPPGSFLR